A window of Aquitalea denitrificans contains these coding sequences:
- a CDS encoding PepSY-associated TM helix domain-containing protein — MKPHFRQSAVLIHRWLGLTMAGFLLLAGLTGAILAWNEELDHWLNPELFFTPPAAAGTRPLDPLQLRQTVAAAFPDAVAAMVPLEQQAGRSMIFWLSGLPKSDGTLSEPANNQVFVDPYSGRIQGARKWGDISQGSKNLIPFIYRLHYSLALGDLATTIFGIIALLWTADCFAGAWLTFPAPQRKAGKPVPADVQQTRKSWLQRWAVSWKIRRGGGSYKLVFDWHRAASLWLWAMLLVLAWSSVSFNLPSVYKPVMATLFTTQTEPDEAAPGRASQLPPRLDWEAARSRGRELMTRLAASKGFAILEEDDLFYDSRTGLYGFSSRSSLDVSHRWGSTVVYFDGDTGRDQGAWLPTGRASGDTIHSWLVSLHMAAIGGLPYKVFIMLLGLVVASLSVTGVAVWWKKRQGRKKAAHNAMERKAGERGKEQAASRQESAAQP; from the coding sequence ATGAAACCGCATTTCCGACAAAGCGCCGTCCTCATTCACCGCTGGCTTGGCCTGACCATGGCCGGCTTCCTGCTGCTGGCAGGCCTCACCGGTGCCATTCTGGCCTGGAACGAGGAGCTGGATCACTGGCTGAACCCGGAGCTGTTCTTCACCCCGCCCGCCGCAGCCGGCACCCGCCCGCTAGACCCGCTGCAACTGCGTCAGACGGTGGCAGCCGCCTTTCCGGATGCGGTGGCGGCCATGGTGCCGCTGGAACAGCAAGCAGGACGCAGCATGATTTTCTGGCTGTCCGGCCTGCCCAAGTCCGACGGCACCCTGTCCGAGCCCGCCAATAACCAGGTGTTTGTCGATCCGTACAGCGGCAGGATTCAGGGCGCGCGCAAATGGGGTGACATCAGCCAGGGCAGCAAGAACCTGATTCCCTTTATCTACCGCCTGCACTACTCGCTGGCGCTGGGTGACCTGGCCACCACCATCTTCGGCATCATCGCCCTGCTGTGGACGGCCGACTGCTTTGCCGGTGCCTGGCTCACCTTCCCGGCACCGCAACGCAAAGCCGGCAAGCCCGTTCCGGCTGATGTGCAGCAAACACGCAAGAGCTGGCTGCAACGCTGGGCGGTGTCATGGAAAATCCGCCGTGGCGGCGGCAGTTACAAACTGGTGTTTGACTGGCACCGTGCGGCATCACTCTGGCTGTGGGCCATGCTGCTGGTGCTGGCCTGGAGCAGCGTGTCATTCAACCTGCCGTCTGTGTACAAGCCGGTGATGGCAACACTGTTTACCACCCAGACCGAGCCGGATGAGGCCGCGCCAGGCCGCGCCAGCCAGCTGCCACCACGGCTGGACTGGGAAGCCGCCCGCAGCCGGGGACGCGAGCTGATGACCCGGCTGGCTGCCAGCAAGGGCTTTGCCATTCTGGAAGAAGACGACCTGTTTTATGACAGCCGCACCGGCCTGTATGGTTTCAGCAGCCGCAGCAGCCTGGATGTCAGCCACCGCTGGGGCAGCACCGTGGTGTATTTTGATGGCGATACCGGCCGCGACCAGGGTGCCTGGCTACCTACAGGCCGCGCCAGCGGCGATACCATTCACAGCTGGCTGGTGAGCCTGCACATGGCGGCAATAGGCGGCCTGCCCTACAAGGTATTCATCATGCTGCTGGGACTGGTGGTGGCATCGCTCAGCGTGACCGGCGTGGCCGTCTGGTGGAAAAAACGGCAAGGGCGGAAAAAGGCAGCGCACAATGCGATGGAACGTAAGGCAGGAGAACGGGGAAAAGAACAGGCGGCCAGCAGGCAGGAAAGCGCGGCACAACCCTGA
- the copC gene encoding copper homeostasis periplasmic binding protein CopC, with protein MLHFIRSSMLIVAASLLTTTSAWAHAHLKTTAPAANSVVSTPASLSLSFTEALDVKFSGVKLRNAEKQDITLGEAVLSNGGKTLIVKPAQPLPVGSYQLEWHVLSVDGHKTKGTYSFSVGK; from the coding sequence ATGCTGCATTTTATCCGTTCATCCATGCTGATTGTTGCTGCCAGCCTGCTCACCACCACGTCTGCCTGGGCGCATGCTCATCTGAAAACCACCGCCCCGGCAGCCAATAGCGTGGTCAGCACCCCGGCCAGCCTGAGCCTGAGCTTTACCGAAGCGCTGGATGTGAAATTCAGCGGCGTCAAACTGCGCAATGCCGAAAAACAGGACATCACCCTGGGAGAGGCCGTACTGAGTAATGGCGGAAAAACCCTTATCGTGAAACCGGCCCAGCCCCTGCCGGTGGGCAGCTATCAGCTGGAATGGCATGTGCTGTCGGTGGATGGCCATAAAACCAAGGGTACTTACAGCTTCAGCGTGGGCAAGTGA
- the efeO gene encoding iron uptake system protein EfeO — MANHALFKLSVVALLVSTLAACGKTEQAPAAQAGSAPVAEASAAAASAPAVDYTAQLAGPIADYKQYVSTELDGLLTQSKAFAAAIKAGELKKAQSLYAITRQHYERIEPIAELFSDMDAAIDAREDDFKQKAADPKFTGFHRLEKALFGDHTTKDQAQFADKLVADITELNKRVATLDIPPAKMVGGAAGLIEEVAKTKVSGEEDRYSHTDLWDFQANVDGAQKIVELLRPLLQKASPELLAKVDENFKTVDSLLDKYRSEDKKGFVSYDKVTDADRTAMKGPITALAEDLSKLRGVLGLD; from the coding sequence ATGGCAAACCATGCCCTGTTCAAGTTGTCTGTTGTGGCGCTGCTGGTATCCACGCTGGCTGCCTGCGGCAAAACCGAGCAAGCACCTGCGGCCCAGGCCGGCAGTGCGCCGGTTGCTGAAGCTTCTGCCGCAGCAGCATCGGCCCCTGCCGTGGATTACACCGCCCAGCTGGCCGGCCCGATTGCCGACTACAAGCAATATGTGAGCACCGAGCTGGACGGCTTGCTGACCCAGTCCAAGGCGTTTGCCGCCGCCATCAAGGCTGGCGAGCTGAAGAAGGCACAGAGCCTGTACGCCATTACCCGCCAGCATTACGAGCGCATCGAGCCGATTGCCGAATTGTTCTCCGACATGGATGCCGCCATCGACGCCCGTGAAGACGACTTCAAGCAAAAGGCTGCAGATCCCAAATTCACCGGCTTCCACCGTCTGGAAAAAGCCCTGTTCGGCGACCACACCACCAAGGACCAGGCGCAGTTTGCCGACAAGCTGGTGGCCGACATCACTGAGCTGAACAAGCGGGTGGCCACGCTGGATATTCCGCCGGCCAAAATGGTGGGCGGCGCGGCCGGCCTGATCGAAGAGGTGGCAAAGACCAAGGTAAGCGGGGAAGAGGACCGTTACAGCCATACCGACCTGTGGGACTTCCAGGCCAATGTCGACGGCGCGCAGAAAATTGTAGAACTGCTGCGCCCGCTGCTGCAGAAGGCCAGCCCGGAGTTGCTGGCCAAGGTGGATGAAAACTTCAAGACCGTGGACAGCCTGCTGGACAAGTACCGTAGCGAAGACAAAAAAGGCTTTGTCAGTTACGACAAGGTGACCGACGCCGACCGTACCGCGATGAAGGGCCCGATTACCGCCCTGGCCGAAGACCTGTCCAAGCTGCGCGGCGTGCTGGGCCTGGATTGA
- a CDS encoding TonB-dependent siderophore receptor, whose translation MQVHRPAAAHAPFTSGFTLRPLCLAVMLAATGVASQAYADDAATVAAGQPADVAVLPAVTVSAEAPSAQLPTEKQDTYTIKHSDSATRLNLSPRETPQAVSVVTHAKMEDFNLNTINDVLANTTGVTVEKVETNRTYYTARGFDITNFQMDGIGVPMTYSLQYGDIDTAMFDRIEIVRGANGLSSSTGNPSATVNFIRKRPTDDFQASAGLTIGSWDTKRLDVDVSGPLNQEGTVTGRVVAAHEDGHSYLDRYKPSRDVFYGVLENKLSDKTVLTLGYSYQKEDGKGAMWGALPMSYSDGSSTNYPVGTSTATDWSYMDTTEQRVFAELAHALDNGWQWKSTLGYNQFDTDSALFYVYGTPNKTTGGGLYAYPSRYESSNKQVYFDSNLGGKYTLAERQHDFNLGVNLSRSRLTDVSHYGAGIGTELFGSTAFNGSYAMPSFDASVDGSSYVDTRKTLYAATRLNLADPLKLLLGANYTQASSSGYSYGVGHALDQSATSPYVGLVVDLTEQISAYGSVAKIFNPQTQTDASGATLAAARGTGKEIGLKGEFFQRRLNTSLSLFEVQQDNIAEQAGYVGSKAYYRGISAKSKGVEFDVSGELAHNWQASLGVVAQQITGENGDDVRLYVPRRQVRLSTTWRVPQLEQLKLGASLNYQSETRYSSTSAAYQGGYSVWNLMASYEVDKHLTVAANLYNVLNRKYLTSVYWDQSYYAAPVNASVSVKWKY comes from the coding sequence ATGCAAGTTCACCGGCCTGCTGCCGCACATGCTCCCTTTACTTCCGGTTTTACTCTGCGCCCGCTTTGCCTGGCTGTCATGCTGGCTGCGACTGGTGTTGCCAGTCAGGCTTACGCAGATGATGCGGCCACTGTAGCCGCAGGCCAGCCCGCCGATGTTGCCGTACTGCCTGCGGTGACGGTATCTGCCGAAGCACCAAGCGCACAGCTGCCGACGGAAAAGCAGGATACCTACACCATCAAGCACAGTGATTCCGCCACCCGGCTGAACCTGAGCCCGCGCGAAACGCCACAGGCGGTGTCGGTGGTGACGCATGCCAAGATGGAAGATTTCAACCTCAACACCATTAACGATGTGCTGGCCAATACCACCGGGGTGACGGTGGAAAAGGTGGAAACCAACCGTACCTACTACACCGCACGCGGCTTTGACATCACCAATTTCCAGATGGACGGCATCGGCGTGCCGATGACTTACAGCCTGCAGTACGGCGACATCGACACCGCCATGTTCGACCGCATTGAAATCGTGCGCGGGGCCAACGGCCTGTCCAGCTCCACCGGCAATCCGTCCGCCACGGTCAATTTCATCCGCAAGCGCCCGACCGACGACTTCCAGGCATCCGCCGGCCTTACCATTGGCTCATGGGATACCAAGCGGCTGGACGTGGATGTTTCCGGCCCGCTGAACCAGGAGGGGACAGTGACCGGTCGTGTGGTGGCCGCACATGAGGACGGCCATTCCTATCTGGACCGCTACAAACCGTCCCGCGATGTGTTTTACGGTGTGTTGGAAAACAAGCTGAGCGACAAAACCGTGCTGACGCTGGGCTACAGCTATCAGAAGGAAGACGGCAAGGGTGCGATGTGGGGTGCGCTGCCGATGTCCTACAGCGATGGTTCCAGCACCAACTACCCGGTCGGTACTAGTACGGCCACCGACTGGTCCTATATGGATACCACCGAACAGCGTGTTTTTGCCGAGCTGGCCCATGCGCTGGACAACGGCTGGCAGTGGAAGAGCACGTTGGGTTACAACCAGTTTGATACCGACAGCGCACTATTCTACGTGTACGGCACGCCAAACAAGACGACCGGTGGCGGACTGTATGCCTATCCCTCGCGCTACGAAAGCAGTAACAAACAGGTGTATTTCGACAGCAATCTGGGTGGCAAGTACACACTGGCCGAACGCCAGCATGACTTTAACCTTGGGGTGAATCTGTCGCGTTCGCGCCTGACGGATGTCAGCCATTACGGCGCAGGCATCGGTACCGAGCTGTTCGGCTCCACCGCCTTCAACGGCAGCTATGCCATGCCCAGCTTCGACGCCAGCGTGGATGGCAGCAGCTATGTTGATACCCGCAAAACCCTGTACGCCGCCACCCGGCTGAATCTGGCTGATCCGCTAAAACTGCTGCTGGGGGCCAATTACACCCAGGCCAGCTCCAGCGGTTACAGCTATGGCGTCGGCCATGCGCTGGACCAGTCGGCCACCTCGCCTTACGTTGGCCTGGTGGTAGACCTGACCGAGCAGATTTCCGCCTACGGTAGCGTGGCCAAGATTTTCAACCCGCAAACCCAGACCGACGCCAGCGGAGCCACTCTGGCTGCCGCCCGCGGCACCGGCAAGGAAATCGGCCTGAAGGGCGAGTTCTTCCAGCGCCGTCTCAATACCTCGCTGTCGCTGTTTGAAGTGCAGCAGGACAATATTGCCGAACAGGCCGGTTACGTGGGCAGCAAGGCTTACTACCGCGGGATTTCCGCCAAGTCCAAGGGCGTGGAGTTTGATGTTTCCGGCGAGCTGGCCCACAACTGGCAGGCTAGCCTGGGCGTGGTAGCGCAGCAGATTACCGGCGAAAACGGCGACGATGTACGCCTGTACGTGCCGCGCCGTCAGGTACGGCTGTCCACCACCTGGCGCGTGCCGCAGCTGGAGCAGCTGAAACTGGGTGCCAGCCTCAATTACCAGAGCGAAACCCGCTACAGCAGCACGTCGGCAGCTTATCAGGGTGGCTACTCGGTATGGAACCTGATGGCCAGCTACGAGGTGGACAAACACCTGACGGTGGCCGCCAATCTGTACAACGTGCTGAACCGCAAATACCTGACCAGCGTGTACTGGGATCAGTCCTACTACGCTGCCCCGGTGAATGCCAGCGTATCGGTGAAGTGGAAATACTGA
- a CDS encoding cupredoxin domain-containing protein: MIKALPLCLLLGLLAACSKQGPAPATASPASAAPAIPVVNVGVTDEACEPMQLTVKRGKTQFLIKNNSARAVEWEILKGVYVVEERENIAPGFSQKLTAKLEPGKYEMTCGLLSNPHGVLIVE; the protein is encoded by the coding sequence ATGATCAAAGCATTACCCCTGTGCCTGCTGCTTGGTTTGCTGGCTGCCTGCAGCAAGCAAGGCCCGGCTCCTGCCACCGCCAGCCCTGCCAGTGCGGCCCCGGCCATCCCTGTTGTCAATGTCGGGGTGACGGATGAGGCCTGCGAGCCGATGCAGCTGACCGTCAAGCGCGGCAAAACCCAGTTTCTGATCAAGAACAACAGCGCCCGCGCCGTGGAATGGGAAATCCTCAAGGGCGTGTACGTGGTGGAGGAGCGCGAGAACATCGCCCCCGGCTTCAGCCAGAAGCTGACCGCAAAACTGGAACCCGGCAAATACGAAATGACCTGCGGCCTGCTGAGCAATCCGCACGGTGTACTGATTGTTGAATGA
- the copD gene encoding copper homeostasis membrane protein CopD encodes MSTADYLLWLCRWLIDGAALWLWGSALFLLALVPADLRMRIWQEQAVAYRRARLAILLATLCVLPLHSAILTDGWADSWQPATLLSVAGDTGMGQAWCWQLAAALTLWLSGRHRAGVSSPGLTTLTGASVLASLTLSGHAAMHGGGLGLAHRFNDLLHLLSSGAWLGALPLVRQLLRQPAPAPQTVLRQIMLRFSSIGHGVVLVVIASGLGNLYLINGSLLPDSSSPYTTLLGLKLLMVAGMTLLALYNRYHLVPRMARDAHALPCFRRAVRVQIALSLLALALLASLGTLDPH; translated from the coding sequence GTGAGCACTGCAGACTACCTGCTGTGGCTGTGCCGCTGGCTGATCGATGGCGCAGCCCTGTGGCTGTGGGGCAGTGCGCTGTTTCTGCTGGCGCTGGTGCCTGCCGATTTGCGCATGCGCATCTGGCAGGAACAGGCTGTTGCTTACCGGCGGGCCAGATTGGCCATCCTGCTGGCCACCCTGTGCGTCTTGCCCCTGCACAGTGCCATTCTGACCGATGGCTGGGCTGACAGCTGGCAGCCTGCCACCTTGCTGAGCGTGGCAGGCGATACCGGCATGGGCCAGGCATGGTGCTGGCAACTGGCAGCCGCCCTGACATTGTGGCTGTCCGGTCGCCACCGTGCTGGCGTGTCTTCTCCCGGCCTTACTACCCTGACCGGTGCCAGCGTACTGGCCAGCCTTACCCTCAGCGGCCATGCCGCCATGCATGGCGGCGGACTGGGTCTCGCCCACAGGTTTAACGACCTGCTGCACCTGCTCAGTAGTGGCGCCTGGCTGGGTGCCTTGCCACTGGTGCGACAGCTGTTGCGCCAGCCCGCGCCGGCACCGCAAACCGTATTGCGGCAGATCATGCTACGTTTTTCCAGCATCGGCCATGGCGTGGTGCTGGTGGTGATTGCCAGCGGCCTGGGCAATCTCTACCTCATCAACGGCAGCCTGCTGCCGGACAGCTCGTCGCCTTACACCACCCTGCTGGGTCTGAAACTGCTGATGGTGGCCGGCATGACGCTGCTGGCGCTGTACAACCGCTACCATCTGGTACCGCGCATGGCCCGCGACGCCCACGCCCTGCCCTGCTTCCGTCGCGCCGTACGGGTGCAGATTGCCCTCAGTCTGCTGGCGCTCGCCTTGCTAGCCAGTCTGGGTACGCTGGACCCGCACTGA
- a CDS encoding GGDEF domain-containing protein, producing MDRILKQLSSSLNTAETIDQLVRPMLSMLGTITGMESTYLTGIDLEQHTQRIRFARNSGTLQIAEGMVVPWADTLCKRALEMGQLACDAVPALWADSAAAAQLQIQTYVSAPINNGDGELMGTLCAASTSKLAIAPNVEALFQLFANIVGNFIEREVLVQKLQAANDQLAAHALTDLLTGLPNRRAMFAELEHMLAMASRSRIHVLVGVIDLDGFKDINDRYGHQGGDDLLRAIALRLQAGMRSADLIGRMGGDEFLFVGPGPTVGEADADAAAWHMQQRLSALLVGYYEFAGQTVSYGGASVGVAALPPDHVGIEAAIHQADALMYQVKHSRKLR from the coding sequence ATGGATCGCATCCTGAAACAGCTTTCCTCCTCGTTGAATACCGCGGAGACCATCGATCAGCTGGTGCGGCCCATGCTGAGCATGCTTGGCACCATTACCGGCATGGAATCGACCTATCTGACCGGTATCGACCTGGAACAGCATACCCAGCGCATCCGTTTTGCCCGTAATAGCGGCACATTGCAGATTGCCGAGGGCATGGTGGTTCCCTGGGCGGATACCTTGTGCAAGCGGGCGCTGGAGATGGGTCAACTGGCTTGCGATGCCGTTCCTGCCCTGTGGGCGGATTCGGCAGCGGCGGCACAGTTGCAAATCCAGACCTATGTCAGTGCGCCCATCAATAACGGTGACGGCGAACTGATGGGGACTTTGTGTGCCGCCAGCACCAGCAAGCTGGCCATTGCGCCGAATGTCGAGGCACTGTTCCAGCTGTTTGCCAATATCGTCGGCAATTTCATTGAGCGGGAAGTGCTGGTGCAAAAGCTGCAGGCTGCCAATGACCAGCTGGCTGCGCATGCGCTGACCGACCTGCTGACCGGCCTGCCCAACCGCCGCGCCATGTTTGCCGAACTGGAGCATATGCTGGCAATGGCCAGCCGCAGCCGCATTCATGTTCTGGTGGGGGTGATCGATCTGGATGGTTTCAAGGACATCAATGACCGTTACGGCCATCAGGGCGGTGATGATCTGCTGCGTGCCATAGCCCTGCGGCTGCAGGCTGGCATGCGCTCGGCCGACCTGATCGGCAGAATGGGTGGGGATGAATTCCTGTTTGTCGGCCCCGGACCAACAGTGGGCGAAGCCGATGCCGACGCGGCGGCATGGCACATGCAGCAGCGGCTGTCTGCACTGTTGGTGGGCTATTATGAGTTTGCCGGCCAAACCGTCAGCTATGGCGGTGCCAGCGTTGGCGTGGCGGCGCTGCCGCCGGACCATGTCGGGATCGAAGCCGCCATCCACCAGGCGGATGCGCTGATGTATCAGGTAAAACACAGCCGCAAGTTGCGTTAG
- the efeU gene encoding iron uptake transporter permease EfeU: MLIPFLIMLREGMEAALIVGIIASYLRQSGQQRWMPAVWLGVVLACLLSLGVGFALEMTEQEFPQKQQELFEAVVALIAVGILTSMVFWMKQAARSIKGQLHNSIDAALGRGRGQAYALIGMAFFAVAREGLESVFFLLAAFQQQAENPLAWLAALLGLAVAVAIGWGIYQGGVRIDLRRFFRLTGMFIILVAAGLLAGAIKALHEAGLWNQLQSVVFDLSHILPIDTPLGVILSGMFGYNDTPTVSELLAWVLYLLPALFLFMRGSKPAASSSRATLHSH; encoded by the coding sequence ATGCTCATCCCATTTCTCATCATGTTGCGCGAAGGCATGGAAGCCGCGCTGATCGTCGGCATTATCGCCAGCTATCTGCGCCAGTCCGGCCAGCAGCGCTGGATGCCCGCCGTGTGGCTGGGCGTTGTGCTGGCCTGCCTGCTTAGCCTGGGCGTGGGTTTTGCCCTGGAAATGACCGAGCAGGAATTCCCGCAAAAGCAGCAGGAACTGTTTGAAGCCGTGGTAGCGCTGATTGCCGTTGGCATCCTCACCTCCATGGTGTTCTGGATGAAGCAGGCCGCCCGTTCCATCAAGGGCCAGCTGCACAACTCCATCGACGCTGCCCTTGGCCGTGGCCGCGGTCAGGCTTACGCGCTGATCGGTATGGCCTTTTTTGCCGTGGCGCGCGAAGGGCTGGAATCGGTGTTTTTCCTGCTGGCGGCATTCCAGCAACAGGCGGAAAACCCGCTGGCCTGGCTGGCTGCCCTGCTGGGACTGGCGGTTGCCGTGGCCATAGGCTGGGGCATTTATCAGGGCGGGGTGCGTATCGATTTGCGCCGCTTCTTCCGCCTTACCGGCATGTTCATCATCCTGGTGGCAGCCGGCCTGCTGGCCGGTGCCATCAAGGCCCTGCATGAGGCCGGGCTGTGGAACCAGCTGCAAAGCGTGGTGTTCGACCTGAGCCACATCTTACCCATCGACACCCCGCTGGGGGTGATTCTGTCCGGCATGTTCGGCTACAACGACACCCCCACCGTCAGCGAGCTGCTGGCCTGGGTGCTGTATCTGCTGCCGGCGTTGTTCCTGTTCATGCGCGGCAGCAAGCCAGCCGCCAGCTCGTCCCGTGCCACGCTGCACTCCCATTGA